Proteins from one Archocentrus centrarchus isolate MPI-CPG fArcCen1 chromosome 8, fArcCen1, whole genome shotgun sequence genomic window:
- the axin2 gene encoding LOW QUALITY PROTEIN: axin-2 (The sequence of the model RefSeq protein was modified relative to this genomic sequence to represent the inferred CDS: inserted 2 bases in 1 codon) has translation MSRALMDNIASSFREDAPRPPVPGEEGDAPCYPGKFPVMKPLESPRSVLLGSPGSSARRNEDGLGEPEGSASPDSPLSRWTKSLHSLLGDQDGALLFRTFLEREKCVDTLDFWFACNGFRQMDLKDTKTQRVAKAIYKRYIENNSIVAKQLKPATKTFIRDNIKKQHIDSAMFDQAQTEIQTNMEENAYQMFLTSDIYLEYVRTGGENPSHVNSNGLADLKVVCGYLPTLNEEEEWSCDLKAKALIGLSAKAQRAPVSLRAVEVMDGGFRSYKRGDSLNPCHSGSFAPVSSTNDSEVSSDALTDDAMSVTDSSVDGIPPYKLGSKKQLQREMQRNMRMNSQVSLPAFPRTRHPPKEMIPLEPAEFAAQLIARLENLKRQQDTANTLEERLQQIQEEDEREDTEIVGSAPALSPHSLPLLSGSSDEDPQAILDEHLSRVLKTPGCQSPAVIRHSPRSSSPEHRPFTRAGFGVKGLVRTGPSSSSVSSPDQGQFTLALGPNRTLVSRQSTKHIHHHYIHHHAGPKSKEQIEREAALRVHSVCSGSGECQPCQPYQRSRSLGREMCGAITTDNSLGRSSSLSRRACRSGAEDGVAERCADDCGPLQLPTDTTDPTQNVLRWILDSKRQGRHKSHSTQSTKKSFGGSSTQTHTWGGGGSCGHLRSHQPAQPFIQDPAMPPLPPPNTLAQLEEACRRLEEVSTKPTKQRHSVSSLQREKTHLMPVQCGASVPLSLVNPSXPLAPPATSLQSEECKKGSGSHGVSSGEMVVTYFFCGEEIPYRRNMKSHSLTLGHFKEQLRKKGNYRYYFKKASDEFECGAVFEEVSDDGSLLPTYEGKILGKVERME, from the exons ATGAGCCGGGCGCTTATGGACAATATCGCCAGTAGTTTCCGCGAAGATGCACCTCGACCCCCTGTGCCTGGGGAGGAGGGCGACGCGCCCTGCTACCCCGGCAAATTCCCAGTGATGAAACCCCTGGAGTCGCCCAGATCCGTTCTGCTCGGCTCTCCGGGCTCCTCGGCGAGGAGGAACGAGGATGGTCTCGGGGAGCCAGAGGGGAGTGCCTCCCCGGATTCCCCGCTTTCCCGGTGGACAAAGTCTTTGCACTCTCTCCTCGGGGATCAGGACGGTGCTCTTCTTTTTAGGACATTCCTCGAGCGAGAGAAATGTGTGGACACTTTAGACTTTTGGTTCGCCTGCAATGGATTCAGGCAAATGGACCTCAAGGATACCAAAACGCAGAGAGTCGCCAAAGCAATTTACAAGCGCTACATCGAAAACAACAGCATTGTCGCCAAACAGCTGAAGCCCGCGACTAAAACCTTCATACGGGATAATATTAAGAAGCAACACATAGACTCTGCCATGTTCGATCAGGCGCAGACCGAGATCCAAACCAACATGGAGGAGAACGCGTACCAGAtgtttctgacctctgacatttaCCTCGAGTACGTGAGAACTGGGGGAGAAAACCCGAGTCACGTTAACTCGAACGGGCTGGCAGACCTGAAAGTTGTATGTGGATACCTGCCCACGCTCAATGAAGAGGAGGAATGGAGTTGTGATTTGAAAGCTAAAGCACTGATTGGACTTTCGGCTAAAGCGCAGAGGGCCCCGGTGTCCCTGAGGGCAGTGGAGGTGATGGACGGGGGGTTCAG GTCATACAAGAGAGGAGACTCACTCAACCCCTGCCATTCGGGCTCCTTCGCCCCTGTCAGCAGCACGAATGACAGCGAGGTTTCCAGTGACGCCTTGACGGACGACGCCATGTCTGTGACCGACAGCAGCGT agatGGCATCCCTCCATATAAACTGGGCTCCAAGAAGCAGCTACAGAGGGAGATGCAGCGCAACATGAGGATGAACAGCCAAGTCTCTCTGCCTGCTTTTCCT CGTACTCGCCATCCTCCCAAAGAGATGATACCATTGGAGCCGGCAGAGTTTGCAGCTCAGCTCATTGCCCGCCTGGAGAACCTGAAGAGGCAGCAGGACACCGCGAACACATTGgaggagaggctgcagcagattCAGGAG GAGGATGAAAGAGAAGATACAGAGATAGTGGGAAGTGCTCCTGCGCTCTCGCCCCACTCCTTACCCCTCCTCTCCGGCTCCTCTGACGAGGACCCCCAGGCCATCCTGGACGAACACCTTTCTCGTGTCCTGAAGACCCCCGGGTGCCAGTCCCCGGCCGTGATCCGGCATTCCCCTCGATCCAGCTCGCCAGAACACCGGCCTTTCACCCGTGCGGGGTTCGGTGTCAAGGGCCTGGTAAGAACAGGGCCCTCCAGTTCTTCTGTATCTAGTCCTGACCAAGGGCAGTTCACTCTGGCCTTGGGTCCCAACAGAACCCTTGTGAGCAGACAGAGCACGAAGCACATCCACCACCACTACATCCACCATCACGCTGGTCCTAAGTCTAAAGAGCAAATCGAAAGGGAGGCAGCACTCAGGGTGCACAGCGTGTGCTCCGGCAGTGGCGAGTGCCAGCCCTGTCAGCCTTACCAGCGCAGCCGCAGCCTGGGCAGAGAGATGTGTGGGGCCATCACAACAGACAACAGCTTGGG GCGCTCAAGTTCTCTATCGAGGCGCGCGTGTCGTTCAGGGGCTGAGGACGGAGTAGCAGAGAGGTGCGCGGACGACTGTGGGCCCCTACAGCTGCCAACGGACACAACAGACCCCACGCAGAATGTGTTGCGGTGGATCCTGGATAGTAAGCGACAGGGCAGGCATAAGTCTCACAG TACCCAGAGTACCAAGAAATCCTTTGGAGGCTCATctactcagacacacacatgggGTGGTGGTGGAAGCTGCGGCCACCTACGCAGTCACCAGCCGGCCCAGCCATTCATCCAAGACCCAGCTATGCCTCCCCTGCCTCCTCCCAACACTTTGGCGCAGCTGGAGGAGGCCTGCCGCAGACTGGAGGAGGTCTCCACCAAGCCCACCAAGCAAAG GCATTCAGTGTCCAGTCTTCAGCGAGAGAAGACCCACCTCATGCCTGTTCAGTGTGGGgcgtctgtccctctgtctcTCGTCAATCCCAG CCCGCTGGCCCCCCCCGCGACCAGTCTCCAATCAGAAGA GTGTAAAAAGGGATCAGGAAGCCACGGGGTGAGCAGCGGGGAGATGGTGGTGACGTACTTCTTCTGCGGTGAGGAAATTCCTTATCGGAGGAACATGAAGAGCCACAGTCTGACATTGGGTCACTTCAAGGAGCAGCTCCGCAAGAAGGGCAACTACAG GTACTACTTCAAGAAGGCCAGCGACGAGTTCGAGTGCGGCGCCGTGTTCGAGGAGGTGTCCGACGACGGCTCCCTGCTTCCCACCTACGAGGGCAAGATCCTGGGAAAGGTGGAGAGGATGGAGTGA